From one Rhodoferax sp. PAMC 29310 genomic stretch:
- the aceE gene encoding pyruvate dehydrogenase (acetyl-transferring), homodimeric type: MSVVPENGFGSTPADVDSQETREWMDALSAVIEKEGPERAHYLLEQLLEHARQSSIDMPFSANTGYVNTIEPDQEEACPGNLELEGRLRAYMRWNAMAMVVKANRHYPADGGDLGGHIGSFASLAHMFGAGFNHFWHAESENHGGDCLYIQGHVSPGVYARAYLEGRLTEEQLLNFRQEVDGNGLSSYPHPKLMPEFWQFPTVSMGLGPLMAIYQARFLKYLHARGIANTENRKVWVFCGDGEMDEVESLGAIGLAAREKLDNLVFVVNCNLQRLDGPVRGNGKIVQELEGEFRGSGWNVIKLLWGSQWDPLLARDKDGALRKLMMDTLDGDYQAFKANDGAYVRKHFFGRDPRTLEMVSKMSDDDIWALRRGGHDAKKVYAAYHSAVNHKGQPTVLLIKTVKGFGMGKSGEGKNNVHQTKKLTDEDIKTFRDRFNIPIPDSQIADIPFYKPADDTPEMRYLHERRKALGGYLPHRRVKSDEQFTVPSLETFKTVMEPTAEGREISTTQAYVRFLTTLLRDKALGPRVVPILVDEARTFGMEGLFRQIGIYNPEGQKYTPVDKDQVMYYKEDKAGQILQEGINEAGGMSSWIAAATSYSTNNRIMVPFYVYYSMFGFQRVGDLAWAAGDMQARGFLLGGTSGRTTLNGEGLQHEDGHSHLLANTIPNCVSYDPTFAHEVGVILHHGLKRMVEKQDNVYYYITLLNENYAMPGLTAGTEEQIIKGMYMCKPGATDGKGPRVQLLGSGTILRESMAAQELLAADWGVTADVWSCPSFNELTRDGQDCERYNLLHPADAPRVPFVAQQLEKHEGPVVASTDYMKAYADQIRQFIPKDRTYKVLGTDGFGRSDFRSKLREHFEVNRHYIVVAALKALSEDGTVPVSKVVEAIAKYGIQTDKVNPLYA; this comes from the coding sequence ATGTCAGTAGTACCAGAGAACGGTTTCGGATCCACCCCGGCCGATGTAGATAGTCAAGAAACGCGAGAGTGGATGGACGCTTTGTCCGCCGTGATTGAAAAAGAAGGGCCTGAACGGGCGCACTATCTACTGGAGCAACTGCTGGAGCATGCGCGTCAAAGCAGCATCGACATGCCGTTCTCGGCCAACACGGGCTACGTGAACACCATTGAGCCCGATCAGGAAGAGGCCTGCCCCGGTAATTTGGAGTTGGAAGGCCGCTTGCGCGCCTACATGCGCTGGAACGCCATGGCCATGGTGGTCAAAGCCAACCGCCATTACCCTGCCGATGGTGGTGACCTGGGTGGTCACATTGGATCGTTTGCCTCGCTCGCCCATATGTTTGGTGCGGGCTTCAACCACTTTTGGCATGCCGAAAGTGAAAACCACGGCGGCGACTGCCTCTACATTCAGGGACACGTGTCACCCGGCGTTTACGCCCGCGCTTACCTTGAGGGGCGCCTGACTGAAGAGCAGTTGCTCAACTTCCGCCAGGAAGTGGATGGCAATGGCCTGTCCAGCTATCCGCACCCAAAGTTGATGCCCGAGTTTTGGCAATTCCCCACCGTGTCCATGGGCCTGGGCCCATTGATGGCGATTTACCAAGCCCGTTTCCTGAAGTACCTGCATGCCCGTGGCATTGCCAACACTGAAAACCGCAAGGTTTGGGTGTTCTGCGGTGACGGCGAGATGGACGAGGTGGAGTCCCTGGGCGCCATCGGTTTGGCCGCGCGTGAGAAGCTGGACAACCTCGTGTTTGTCGTCAACTGCAACTTGCAGCGTCTGGACGGTCCGGTACGTGGCAACGGCAAGATCGTGCAAGAGCTGGAAGGCGAATTCCGCGGCTCCGGCTGGAACGTTATCAAACTCTTGTGGGGCAGCCAATGGGATCCGCTGTTGGCCCGCGACAAAGACGGCGCGCTGCGCAAGCTGATGATGGACACGCTGGATGGCGACTACCAAGCCTTCAAAGCCAATGACGGCGCTTATGTGCGCAAGCATTTCTTCGGCCGTGACCCGCGCACGCTGGAGATGGTGTCCAAGATGAGCGACGACGACATCTGGGCGCTGCGCCGCGGCGGTCATGACGCCAAGAAGGTCTACGCCGCTTACCACTCGGCCGTCAATCACAAGGGCCAGCCCACCGTGTTGCTGATCAAAACCGTCAAAGGTTTTGGCATGGGCAAGAGCGGCGAAGGCAAGAACAACGTTCATCAGACCAAGAAGTTGACCGACGAAGACATCAAAACCTTCCGCGACCGCTTCAATATCCCGATTCCTGACAGCCAGATTGCAGACATTCCGTTCTACAAACCGGCCGACGACACACCCGAGATGCGTTACCTGCACGAGCGCCGCAAGGCACTGGGCGGTTACCTGCCGCACCGTCGTGTCAAGTCCGATGAGCAGTTCACTGTGCCGTCCTTGGAGACCTTCAAGACGGTCATGGAACCCACGGCTGAAGGGCGTGAAATCTCCACGACCCAGGCCTATGTGCGTTTCCTGACAACGTTGCTGCGCGACAAAGCACTGGGTCCCCGCGTGGTGCCTATTCTGGTGGACGAGGCCCGTACCTTTGGTATGGAAGGCCTGTTCCGTCAGATCGGTATTTACAACCCAGAAGGTCAGAAGTACACCCCGGTCGACAAAGACCAGGTCATGTACTACAAGGAAGACAAAGCGGGCCAGATTCTGCAAGAGGGCATCAACGAGGCCGGCGGCATGAGCAGCTGGATCGCAGCGGCCACCAGCTACAGCACCAACAACCGCATCATGGTGCCGTTCTACGTGTACTACTCGATGTTCGGCTTTCAGCGTGTGGGTGACTTGGCGTGGGCGGCTGGCGACATGCAGGCCCGCGGCTTCTTGCTGGGGGGCACGTCCGGCCGTACCACGCTGAACGGCGAAGGTTTGCAGCATGAAGATGGTCACAGCCATTTGTTGGCCAACACCATTCCCAACTGCGTCAGCTACGACCCAACTTTTGCGCACGAAGTGGGTGTGATCCTGCACCATGGCCTCAAGCGCATGGTGGAAAAGCAGGACAACGTGTATTACTACATCACCCTGCTGAATGAGAACTACGCCATGCCAGGCCTCACCGCTGGCACTGAAGAGCAGATCATCAAAGGCATGTACATGTGCAAGCCCGGTGCCACTGACGGCAAGGGACCACGGGTTCAGCTGCTGGGTTCCGGCACGATTCTGCGTGAAAGCATGGCTGCTCAAGAGCTGTTGGCTGCGGACTGGGGCGTCACTGCTGACGTCTGGAGCTGCCCAAGCTTCAACGAATTGACCCGTGACGGCCAGGACTGCGAGCGTTACAACCTCTTGCACCCAGCGGATGCACCGCGTGTGCCGTTCGTCGCGCAGCAGTTGGAAAAGCACGAAGGCCCCGTTGTGGCGTCGACCGACTACATGAAGGCTTATGCTGACCAAATTCGGCAGTTCATTCCGAAAGACCGGACCTACAAGGTCTTGGGCACCGACGGTTTTGGCCGCAGTGACTTCCGCAGCAAGCTGCGGGAACACTTTGAGGTCAACCGCCACTACATCGTGGTTGCTGCCCTGAAGGCATTGAGCGAAGATGGTACTGTGCCTGTGTCCAAAGTGGTTGAGGCCATTGCCAAGTACGGCATCCAGACCGACAAGGTCAATCCGCTGTACGCATAA
- the aceF gene encoding dihydrolipoyllysine-residue acetyltransferase: MSAIEIKVPDIGDFAEVTVIELMVKPGDTVAVDQSLITVESDKASMEIPSSHAGVVKEIKVILGDKVKEGSVVLMLEAAGAAAAPAAAPVSAPKEAEAPAAPTQAASASASASVSVANQAPAATGRIEVFVPDIGDFKDVSVIEVMVNVGDTIRLEQSLITVESDKAAMEIPSSSAGVLKELKVKMGDKVNIGDLLAILEGSAPAAAAAAPVAAAAPAAVEAPAAATAAPAAASAPTAVAAVPAHNPTTAPVGLPHASPSVRKFARELGVPLNEVKGSGLKGRITDTDIQSFTRSVMSGAVQTLAAASQNKGAGAGNDGAGLGLIPWPKVDFTKFGPTERKEMSRIKKISGANLLRNAIMIPAVTNHDDCDITDLEAFRVSTNKENEKSGVKVTMLAFLIKACVAALKKFPEFNSSLDGDALIYKQYFHIGFAADTPNGLMVPVIKDADKKGVMQISQEMSELAKKARDGKLSPAEMSGASFTISSLGGIGGRYFTPIINAPEVAILGVCRSTIEPVWDGKAFQPRLMLPLSLTWDHRVIDGAAAARFNVYLGQILGDFRRVLL; this comes from the coding sequence ATGTCTGCAATCGAAATCAAAGTGCCGGATATCGGCGACTTCGCTGAAGTCACAGTGATTGAATTGATGGTCAAGCCCGGCGACACCGTGGCGGTGGACCAGTCGCTGATCACCGTCGAGTCCGACAAGGCCTCCATGGAAATCCCCTCCAGCCACGCGGGTGTGGTCAAAGAAATCAAAGTCATCCTGGGTGACAAAGTCAAAGAAGGCTCCGTCGTCCTGATGCTGGAAGCAGCAGGCGCCGCCGCTGCACCGGCTGCTGCACCCGTTTCAGCGCCAAAAGAGGCTGAAGCCCCCGCTGCACCTACGCAAGCTGCTTCTGCTTCTGCTTCTGCTTCTGTTTCTGTAGCGAATCAGGCGCCCGCCGCCACCGGCCGAATTGAAGTTTTTGTGCCTGATATTGGTGACTTCAAAGACGTGTCCGTCATTGAAGTCATGGTCAATGTGGGTGACACCATCCGCTTGGAGCAATCCCTGATCACCGTCGAGTCCGATAAGGCCGCCATGGAAATCCCCTCCAGCAGCGCCGGTGTGTTGAAAGAGCTCAAAGTCAAGATGGGTGACAAGGTCAATATTGGCGACCTGCTGGCTATTTTGGAAGGCAGCGCACCTGCTGCTGCTGCTGCTGCACCTGTTGCCGCGGCTGCGCCAGCAGCGGTGGAGGCTCCGGCTGCTGCAACGGCCGCACCGGCCGCTGCTTCTGCGCCTACAGCGGTGGCCGCTGTTCCGGCCCACAACCCAACCACCGCGCCCGTGGGCCTGCCCCATGCGTCGCCGTCGGTGCGCAAGTTCGCTCGCGAACTGGGCGTTCCTTTGAACGAAGTCAAAGGCAGCGGTCTCAAAGGCCGAATCACTGACACGGACATTCAGTCCTTCACTCGCTCCGTGATGAGTGGTGCGGTGCAAACGCTGGCTGCCGCTTCCCAGAACAAAGGCGCCGGCGCTGGGAATGACGGTGCCGGTCTGGGTCTGATTCCTTGGCCGAAAGTCGACTTCACCAAGTTCGGCCCGACCGAGCGTAAGGAGATGTCGCGCATCAAGAAGATCAGCGGTGCCAACCTGTTGCGCAACGCCATCATGATTCCGGCCGTCACCAACCACGACGACTGCGACATCACCGATCTGGAAGCCTTCCGCGTGTCCACCAACAAGGAAAACGAGAAGTCTGGTGTCAAAGTCACCATGCTGGCGTTCCTGATCAAGGCCTGCGTGGCCGCGCTCAAGAAGTTCCCTGAGTTCAACAGCTCGCTTGACGGCGATGCGTTGATCTACAAGCAGTACTTCCACATTGGTTTTGCAGCCGATACGCCCAACGGCCTGATGGTCCCGGTGATCAAAGACGCCGACAAAAAAGGCGTCATGCAAATCTCGCAAGAGATGAGCGAACTGGCCAAGAAAGCCCGTGACGGCAAACTGAGTCCGGCTGAAATGTCTGGCGCGTCGTTCACCATCTCGTCATTGGGTGGCATTGGCGGGCGTTATTTCACGCCCATCATCAACGCCCCTGAAGTGGCTATTTTGGGCGTGTGCCGCTCCACCATTGAACCGGTGTGGGACGGCAAGGCCTTCCAGCCCCGTTTGATGCTGCCTTTGAGCTTGACGTGGGACCACCGCGTGATTGACGGCGCCGCTGCGGCCCGCTTTAACGTTTATCTCGGTCAAATACTGGGCGACTTCCGCCGGGTATTGCTGTAA
- the lpdA gene encoding dihydrolipoyl dehydrogenase codes for MAILDIKVPDIGDFAEVSVIELMVKPGDTVAVDQSLITVESDKASMEIPSSHAGVVKELKVAIGDKVKEGSLVLTLEAAGDASAPASASKKAAAPVEPAQAATQSVAPAAAAPAPVAASFGGSADLECDLLVLGAGPGGYSAAFRAADLGLKVVLVERYAQLGGVCLNVGCIPSKALLHVAAVMDEVKHMSALGIDFGAPSVNVDTLRGHKDKVINKLTGGLAAMAKMRKVTVVRGYGSFVGANHVSVEETSGTSQEKTGKTQTIAFKKAIIAAGSQAVRLPFMPEDPRVVDSTGALALKEVPKRMLILGGGIIGLEMGTVYSTLGARLDVVEMMDGLMQGADRDLVKIWQKMNAPRFDNIMLKTKTVGARALPEGIEVTFAAAEEGGTAPAPQVYDLVLQAVGRTPNGKKIAAEKAGVAVTDRGFINVDIQMRTNVSHIFAIGDIVGQPMLAHKAVHEAHVAAEVIAGELQGNKELAAAAFNARVIPSVAYTDPEVAWVGLTEDQAKAQGIKVKKGLFPWNASGRAIANGRDEGVTKLLFDDSPEAHGHGKILGGGMVGTHAGDMIGEVALAIEMGADAIDIGKTIHPHPTLGESIGMAAEVAHGSCTDLPPARK; via the coding sequence ATGGCAATCCTAGATATCAAAGTACCCGACATTGGTGACTTCGCTGAGGTCAGCGTCATTGAGTTGATGGTCAAACCCGGCGACACCGTTGCGGTGGACCAGAGCCTGATCACCGTGGAAAGCGACAAAGCCTCCATGGAGATTCCTTCCAGTCACGCGGGCGTGGTGAAGGAGCTCAAAGTCGCCATTGGCGACAAAGTCAAAGAAGGCTCATTGGTCCTCACCCTGGAAGCCGCTGGCGATGCCTCGGCCCCTGCTTCAGCGTCAAAAAAGGCTGCAGCGCCCGTTGAACCTGCGCAGGCAGCTACACAAAGCGTAGCGCCAGCGGCTGCCGCACCGGCCCCCGTTGCGGCTAGCTTTGGCGGCAGTGCTGATCTTGAATGTGACCTGCTGGTGCTGGGCGCCGGCCCTGGCGGCTACTCCGCGGCGTTCCGCGCGGCTGACTTGGGCCTCAAAGTGGTTCTTGTTGAGCGCTACGCCCAATTGGGTGGCGTGTGCCTGAACGTGGGTTGCATCCCATCCAAAGCCTTGCTGCACGTGGCAGCGGTCATGGACGAGGTCAAACACATGTCCGCTTTGGGTATCGACTTTGGCGCACCCAGCGTCAATGTGGACACCTTGCGTGGCCACAAAGACAAAGTCATCAACAAGCTCACTGGTGGACTGGCCGCCATGGCCAAGATGCGCAAAGTGACGGTGGTGCGCGGCTACGGTTCCTTCGTCGGCGCCAATCATGTGTCGGTTGAAGAAACCAGCGGTACCTCGCAAGAGAAAACTGGCAAGACGCAAACCATTGCGTTCAAAAAAGCCATCATTGCGGCTGGCTCGCAAGCGGTTCGCTTGCCGTTCATGCCCGAAGACCCGCGCGTGGTCGACTCCACCGGTGCGTTGGCGCTGAAAGAAGTCCCCAAGCGCATGCTGATTCTGGGCGGCGGCATCATCGGCCTGGAAATGGGCACGGTTTACAGCACGCTGGGCGCCCGCCTGGACGTGGTGGAAATGATGGACGGCCTGATGCAGGGCGCCGACCGCGACCTTGTCAAGATCTGGCAAAAGATGAATGCGCCTCGCTTTGACAACATCATGCTCAAGACCAAAACGGTGGGCGCCCGCGCCTTGCCCGAAGGCATTGAGGTGACGTTTGCTGCAGCAGAGGAGGGCGGCACCGCCCCCGCACCTCAGGTCTACGACCTGGTTCTGCAAGCCGTGGGTCGCACGCCCAATGGCAAGAAGATTGCTGCCGAGAAAGCCGGTGTGGCCGTCACAGACCGCGGCTTCATCAACGTCGACATTCAGATGCGCACCAACGTGTCCCACATCTTTGCCATTGGTGACATCGTGGGCCAGCCCATGTTGGCGCACAAGGCGGTGCATGAAGCCCATGTGGCGGCGGAAGTGATCGCCGGTGAACTGCAAGGCAACAAAGAGCTGGCAGCCGCCGCTTTCAATGCCCGTGTCATCCCCAGCGTGGCCTACACCGACCCCGAAGTCGCCTGGGTGGGTCTCACCGAAGACCAAGCCAAAGCCCAAGGCATCAAGGTCAAGAAGGGCCTGTTCCCGTGGAACGCGTCAGGCCGTGCCATTGCCAATGGCCGCGACGAAGGCGTTACCAAACTGCTGTTCGATGACTCACCAGAAGCGCACGGCCACGGCAAGATTCTGGGCGGCGGCATGGTCGGCACCCACGCGGGCGACATGATTGGCGAGGTGGCCTTGGCCATTGAGATGGGCGCAGATGCCATCGACATCGGCAAAACCATCCACCCCCACCCCACGCTTGGGGAGTCCATCGGCATGGCGGCGGAAGTGGCTCACGGTAGCTGCACCGATTTGCCACCGGCGCGCAAGTAA
- a CDS encoding HAMP domain-containing protein encodes MPDPYFLDNANPRTTDRLALQLVTLLTVIALSALLVRGLIHPLNRLASAANAFGSAGAPQSVPEIGTAELRRIARAFNQRQARIHG; translated from the coding sequence ATGCCCGACCCCTACTTTCTGGACAACGCCAACCCCCGGACCACCGATCGCCTGGCCTTGCAATTGGTGACATTGCTCACTGTGATTGCCCTGTCGGCCCTGCTGGTGCGCGGCCTGATTCACCCACTCAATCGGCTAGCCTCTGCCGCCAATGCCTTTGGCAGCGCGGGCGCGCCGCAGTCGGTTCCCGAGATCGGCACCGCCGAGTTGCGCCGCATCGCCCGCGCCTTCAACCAGAGGCAAGCGCGCATTCACGGATAA
- a CDS encoding sensor histidine kinase KdpD, whose amino-acid sequence MDCERLFAGISHGLKTPIMRLKLRTELLDDEALKVDFHEDPDDLYVMVKAALQSVRDTDIHENLMSVRLDTLLGRLAKRPIHPDASIECTTEPLSVQGNPLALERALSNLMDNAVLFGERVQVRLTRQGARALVEVRDFGPGITQASMTAAFEPHVRLSIARSILQAHGGEIRLHNHVEDGLVVTVLLPAISPADALPT is encoded by the coding sequence GTGGACTGTGAGCGCCTGTTTGCCGGCATCTCCCATGGTTTGAAAACACCTATCATGCGGCTTAAGTTGCGCACCGAACTGTTGGACGATGAGGCCCTAAAGGTCGATTTCCATGAAGACCCGGACGACCTGTATGTGATGGTCAAAGCCGCCCTGCAAAGCGTGCGCGACACCGACATCCATGAAAACCTCATGTCTGTGCGGCTGGACACCTTGCTGGGGCGCTTGGCCAAGCGCCCCATTCACCCCGACGCGTCGATTGAATGCACCACTGAGCCCCTCAGTGTGCAGGGAAACCCCCTGGCGCTGGAGCGGGCGCTGAGCAATTTGATGGACAACGCAGTGCTCTTCGGCGAGCGCGTTCAGGTGCGCCTCACTCGCCAAGGTGCGCGGGCTTTAGTGGAAGTGCGCGATTTCGGCCCCGGCATTACCCAGGCCTCCATGACCGCCGCCTTTGAGCCCCATGTGCGCCTGAGCATTGCCCGCAGCATCCTTCAGGCCCACGGTGGCGAAATACGCCTGCACAACCACGTCGAGGACGGTTTAGTGGTCACGGTGCTGCTGCCAGCCATTTCGCCGGCGGATGCCTTGCCAACGTAG
- a CDS encoding IS630 family transposase, whose amino-acid sequence MEKENARKQTLEQLHERRKQVVRLHKKGIKIMQIVAMTGLSYPPVRAAIDIFEDGGWSAIRPASRGRSRGDGRVLSQVQEEAVQRMIIDKRPEQLKMDFHLWSRAAVGQLIEQEFGIKLQVRSIGKYLTRWGFTSQKPIKRAYEQSPAAVQAWLEGEYPGIEQRARAEGAEIHWGDETALVNTDVRGRSYAPTGKTPVAMAIGGTRQKLSMIATVTNQGKTRWMIIDEAFDADKLIEFLQALIKDAGKKVFLILDNFRVHHRKLVKAWVAEHKDEIELFYLPSYSPQLNPEERLNADLKQEMGKRVPVRTKAKLREAANDHMAMLEQNPERVMGYFQDRRVRYAA is encoded by the coding sequence ATGGAAAAAGAGAACGCAAGAAAGCAAACACTGGAGCAACTTCACGAGCGACGCAAGCAAGTCGTGCGGCTGCACAAGAAGGGCATCAAGATCATGCAAATCGTGGCAATGACAGGGCTGAGCTACCCACCCGTTCGCGCTGCAATTGACATCTTTGAAGATGGCGGCTGGAGCGCCATTCGACCCGCCTCACGGGGACGCAGCCGTGGCGATGGTCGTGTGCTCAGCCAAGTGCAAGAAGAGGCTGTTCAAAGGATGATCATTGACAAGCGTCCCGAGCAACTCAAGATGGACTTTCACCTGTGGAGTCGGGCTGCTGTTGGTCAATTGATCGAACAAGAATTTGGCATCAAGCTACAGGTTCGCAGTATCGGCAAGTACCTCACCCGCTGGGGCTTCACATCGCAAAAACCAATCAAGCGCGCGTACGAGCAAAGCCCTGCTGCGGTGCAGGCTTGGTTGGAGGGCGAGTACCCCGGTATTGAGCAGCGTGCCAGAGCTGAAGGGGCCGAAATTCACTGGGGCGATGAGACCGCGCTGGTCAACACGGACGTGCGCGGCAGAAGCTATGCGCCGACAGGCAAAACGCCGGTGGCCATGGCCATTGGGGGCACCCGTCAGAAGCTCTCCATGATTGCCACGGTGACCAACCAGGGCAAGACACGCTGGATGATCATCGACGAAGCATTTGACGCCGACAAGCTCATTGAATTCCTGCAAGCCTTGATCAAGGACGCCGGTAAAAAAGTCTTTCTGATTCTGGACAATTTTCGCGTGCACCATAGAAAACTGGTGAAGGCTTGGGTGGCTGAGCACAAAGACGAAATTGAGTTGTTTTACCTGCCCAGCTACAGCCCTCAACTCAACCCAGAGGAGCGGCTCAATGCGGATTTGAAGCAAGAGATGGGCAAGCGCGTACCGGTTAGAACCAAGGCCAAGTTACGCGAGGCCGCCAACGATCATATGGCGATGCTGGAGCAAAACCCTGAGCGCGTTATGGGCTACTTCCAGGACCGCCGTGTTCGCTATGCGGCTTGA